From a single Cydia amplana chromosome 22, ilCydAmpl1.1, whole genome shotgun sequence genomic region:
- the LOC134658344 gene encoding MAM and LDL-receptor class A domain-containing protein 1-like isoform X2, which yields MTKFFYLFLFCLVPMEARDFSRLKPTRTCARPEIAHGTARLKQRGRMARYECLSGYQLVGDKYATCLGGRWDMPKPVCVRSGCTMPRIDHAIIMPTHRNAWLNIFCLPGYSGSATLFCDGQKWNGTVPVCVSDPAPVELSCDFETPTLCGWTQDSRHDFDWTRINKKTPSSFLFTGPAFDHTFGEGKPGYYMYIESSSKSENDTARLISPVYAGGLEKNGCFSFFYHMYGRSIGGLRVYQIPESQKDQILDDSETREQYLLFEKWGNQGDEWFRNVSYLKDVSDNFQIVIEGIRGTSFTSDIAIDDVAILSGPQCEQAFASAVTPAEDIPESCAGRCSEQTTPHRGCGCSTACISDSDCCADFLEVCVFNSDLANRFDDDTTTTKTPSDAPRTEKLIFTTLPTTTTSTTITPRPTTTTPKPTTPKPTTPKPALTTTTTERPRPIPTTIPYGTHIPVTPVKMTTVKVATKVLVTTTVKGITAEVRRDVDRAKHASAAKKIVQDKSKGSSAAAGVITLLVFCVLIVGAALAARSARGRAVLARLRGRAARDPEVRYLTSDHD from the exons atgacaaagtttttttatctgtttttgttttgtttagtgCCGATGGAAGCGCGTGA CTTCTCCCGCCTGAAGCCCACCAggacctgcgcgcggcccgaGATCGCGCACGGCACCGCGCGTCTCAAGCAGCGCGGGCGCATGGCGCGGTACGAGTGCCTGTCAGGGTACCAGCTGGTCGGAGACAAGTACGCCACCTGCTTAGGCGGCAGGTGGGATATGCCCAAACCTGTCTGCGTCC GTAGCGGCTGCACAATGCCTAGAATAGATCACGCCATTATTATGCCCACACACAGGAACGCTTGGTTGAACATATTCTGTCTCCCCGGCTACTCGGGCTCCGCTACGCTCTTCTGCGACGGTCAGAAGTGGAATGGGACTGTTCCTGTCTGCGTGTCAG ATCCTGCACCCGTCGAGCTATCTTGTGACTTCGAGACTCCCACTCTGTGCGGATGGACGCAGGACTCGCGCCACGATTTTGACTGGACGAGGATTAATAAGAAGACGCCTAGTTCCTTTCTGTTTACGGGACCGGCGTTCGATCATACCTTCGGGGAAGGCAAGCCAG GTTACTACATGTACATCGAAAGCTCCTCTAAGTCGGAGAACGACACGGCGCGTCTCATCTCGCCGGTGTACGCCGGGGGTCTGGAGAAGAATGGCTGCTTTTCATTCTTCTACCACATGTATGGGAG GTCCATCGGCGGTCTCCGAGTGTACCAAATACCTGAAAGCCAGAAAGACCAGATCCTGGACGATAGCGAGACGAGAGAACAGTACCTCCTGTTCGAGAAGTGGGGGAACCAGGGAGACGAATGGTTCAGAAACGTGTCGTACCTTAAAGACGTTTCTGATAATTTTCAG ATAGTAATCGAGGGTATCCGAGGCACCAGCTTCACCAGTGACATCGCCATAGACGACGTAGCTATTCTATCGGGACCTCAGTGTGAACAGGCTTTCGCTAGCGCCGTCACTCCGGCTGAAGATATAC CGGAGTCTTGCGCGGGGCGCTGCTCGGAGCAGACAACACCGCACCGAGGCTGCGGGTGCAGCACGGCCTGCATCAGCGACAGCGACTGCTGTGCCGACTTTCTTGAAGTCTGTGTCTTCAACTCGGACTTGG ccaatAGGTTCGACGACGATACAACCACAACGAAAACTCCTTCAGACGCCCCAAGAACAGAAAAACTTATATTCACTACTCTACCTACCACTACTACCTCTACAACCATTACCCCTAGACCTACAACCACTACCCCTAAACCCACTACTCCTAAACCCACTACTCCTAAACCTGCGCTTACTACAACGACTACGGAACGCCCTAGACCAATTCCGACTACTATACCATACGGAACACATATACCTGTAACTCCTGTAAAGATGACTACGGTTAAAGTGGCTACTAAGGTACTGGTTACGACTACTGTAAAAGGAATAACGGCCGAGGTCCGAAGAGACGTGGATAGAGCGAAACATGCAAGCGCAGCGAAGAAAATTGTGCAAGACAAGTCAAAAG GGTCCAGCGCAGCGGCGGGCGTGATAACGTTGCTAGTATTCTGCGTGCTAATAGTCGGCGCGGCGCTGGCGGCGCGgagcgcgcgcggccgcgcggtgCTGGCGCGCCTGCGCGGCCGCGCGGCCCGAGACCCCGAGGTGCGCTACCTCACCAGTGATCATGATTAA
- the LOC134658344 gene encoding MAM and LDL-receptor class A domain-containing protein 1-like isoform X1, with protein MTKFFYLFLFCLVPMEAQYSFSRLKPTRTCARPEIAHGTARLKQRGRMARYECLSGYQLVGDKYATCLGGRWDMPKPVCVRSGCTMPRIDHAIIMPTHRNAWLNIFCLPGYSGSATLFCDGQKWNGTVPVCVSDPAPVELSCDFETPTLCGWTQDSRHDFDWTRINKKTPSSFLFTGPAFDHTFGEGKPGYYMYIESSSKSENDTARLISPVYAGGLEKNGCFSFFYHMYGRSIGGLRVYQIPESQKDQILDDSETREQYLLFEKWGNQGDEWFRNVSYLKDVSDNFQIVIEGIRGTSFTSDIAIDDVAILSGPQCEQAFASAVTPAEDIPESCAGRCSEQTTPHRGCGCSTACISDSDCCADFLEVCVFNSDLANRFDDDTTTTKTPSDAPRTEKLIFTTLPTTTTSTTITPRPTTTTPKPTTPKPTTPKPALTTTTTERPRPIPTTIPYGTHIPVTPVKMTTVKVATKVLVTTTVKGITAEVRRDVDRAKHASAAKKIVQDKSKGSSAAAGVITLLVFCVLIVGAALAARSARGRAVLARLRGRAARDPEVRYLTSDHD; from the exons atgacaaagtttttttatctgtttttgttttgtttagtgCCGATGGAAGCGC AATACAGCTTCTCCCGCCTGAAGCCCACCAggacctgcgcgcggcccgaGATCGCGCACGGCACCGCGCGTCTCAAGCAGCGCGGGCGCATGGCGCGGTACGAGTGCCTGTCAGGGTACCAGCTGGTCGGAGACAAGTACGCCACCTGCTTAGGCGGCAGGTGGGATATGCCCAAACCTGTCTGCGTCC GTAGCGGCTGCACAATGCCTAGAATAGATCACGCCATTATTATGCCCACACACAGGAACGCTTGGTTGAACATATTCTGTCTCCCCGGCTACTCGGGCTCCGCTACGCTCTTCTGCGACGGTCAGAAGTGGAATGGGACTGTTCCTGTCTGCGTGTCAG ATCCTGCACCCGTCGAGCTATCTTGTGACTTCGAGACTCCCACTCTGTGCGGATGGACGCAGGACTCGCGCCACGATTTTGACTGGACGAGGATTAATAAGAAGACGCCTAGTTCCTTTCTGTTTACGGGACCGGCGTTCGATCATACCTTCGGGGAAGGCAAGCCAG GTTACTACATGTACATCGAAAGCTCCTCTAAGTCGGAGAACGACACGGCGCGTCTCATCTCGCCGGTGTACGCCGGGGGTCTGGAGAAGAATGGCTGCTTTTCATTCTTCTACCACATGTATGGGAG GTCCATCGGCGGTCTCCGAGTGTACCAAATACCTGAAAGCCAGAAAGACCAGATCCTGGACGATAGCGAGACGAGAGAACAGTACCTCCTGTTCGAGAAGTGGGGGAACCAGGGAGACGAATGGTTCAGAAACGTGTCGTACCTTAAAGACGTTTCTGATAATTTTCAG ATAGTAATCGAGGGTATCCGAGGCACCAGCTTCACCAGTGACATCGCCATAGACGACGTAGCTATTCTATCGGGACCTCAGTGTGAACAGGCTTTCGCTAGCGCCGTCACTCCGGCTGAAGATATAC CGGAGTCTTGCGCGGGGCGCTGCTCGGAGCAGACAACACCGCACCGAGGCTGCGGGTGCAGCACGGCCTGCATCAGCGACAGCGACTGCTGTGCCGACTTTCTTGAAGTCTGTGTCTTCAACTCGGACTTGG ccaatAGGTTCGACGACGATACAACCACAACGAAAACTCCTTCAGACGCCCCAAGAACAGAAAAACTTATATTCACTACTCTACCTACCACTACTACCTCTACAACCATTACCCCTAGACCTACAACCACTACCCCTAAACCCACTACTCCTAAACCCACTACTCCTAAACCTGCGCTTACTACAACGACTACGGAACGCCCTAGACCAATTCCGACTACTATACCATACGGAACACATATACCTGTAACTCCTGTAAAGATGACTACGGTTAAAGTGGCTACTAAGGTACTGGTTACGACTACTGTAAAAGGAATAACGGCCGAGGTCCGAAGAGACGTGGATAGAGCGAAACATGCAAGCGCAGCGAAGAAAATTGTGCAAGACAAGTCAAAAG GGTCCAGCGCAGCGGCGGGCGTGATAACGTTGCTAGTATTCTGCGTGCTAATAGTCGGCGCGGCGCTGGCGGCGCGgagcgcgcgcggccgcgcggtgCTGGCGCGCCTGCGCGGCCGCGCGGCCCGAGACCCCGAGGTGCGCTACCTCACCAGTGATCATGATTAA